A genomic segment from Lignipirellula cremea encodes:
- a CDS encoding TonB-dependent siderophore receptor produces the protein MLLRFLRSLSALAVLLALLSPCTLAAQESEPTPAGPPQPPLLPETEVEAAPPASSNPNPTTANTLPGGGSQGGGAGAESPVGPFPDSDFFGNNQGNNSGNNQGGNILTDSVFSSPPATGYRAESSTTGSIINIPDADLPATVNVITRDLLDDQNVLRFDDVIRNAGGVTKAADGLFPDRIFLRGLEVGSRNFRKDGFLDPTFVPRDFQNVERVEILKGPASVLYGAGDPAGLVNIITKKPVQDRFAHFGFTFGSYDQARYTLDANGYGSQSGNVLYRLNIAQEDVNSFVDYDGLSRTQISPVVTWLINEDTSLTWSGEWHRHNTIGFQGTPAINGDPLFLPPGRYIGEPANDFLQTEEFRQSLVLQHQINDEWSFSVGGYSLFYQYPGSTTSSAAQVAPAPPLIVRSRNDIPLANEQSQSVIANLAGEFYTGELLHKAVLGVEYNYFDSASTFNSGFLPTPIDASDPTYSNPPAVPVFTSDFPVFRQQRVGGYLQDLVELNDYWKVLGGVRFDTVDFDFERNIGFGEVETQQEFNRVSPRGGVVYQPLGDEVLSFYYSYAQSFNPPGGGIYLNGNLQPVLGESHEAGIKTQLLEGLSLTASGFHITRQNDAFNVQSIVLVQVGEVRSQGAELNLVGALTDRWNVTANYTYTDARLSDPDPLYNNNHARNVPFNTANVWTRYNFYQDRCQTFGAALGLVYLGERPADLENTLNLPGYSRWDGGLYYRRDRWNASLYVENLFDVQYAQSSVNTQQIYQGAPLNARATVSYHY, from the coding sequence ATGCTCTTGCGATTCTTACGTTCGCTCTCGGCATTGGCTGTTCTTTTGGCGTTGCTGTCTCCCTGCACCCTTGCGGCCCAGGAGTCGGAACCGACGCCCGCCGGACCGCCCCAGCCGCCGTTGTTGCCCGAGACCGAAGTCGAGGCGGCGCCGCCGGCAAGCTCGAATCCGAACCCGACCACAGCCAACACGCTTCCCGGCGGCGGCAGCCAGGGGGGCGGAGCCGGCGCGGAATCGCCCGTCGGTCCGTTCCCGGACTCGGACTTTTTCGGCAACAACCAGGGCAACAATTCTGGCAATAACCAGGGCGGCAACATCCTGACGGACTCTGTGTTTAGCAGCCCGCCGGCCACCGGTTATCGGGCCGAGTCGTCGACGACCGGCTCGATCATCAACATTCCCGACGCCGACCTGCCTGCGACCGTGAATGTGATTACCCGCGATCTGCTCGACGATCAAAATGTGCTGCGGTTCGACGACGTGATCCGCAACGCGGGCGGGGTGACGAAAGCGGCCGACGGCCTGTTCCCCGACCGAATTTTCCTGCGGGGCCTGGAAGTCGGTTCACGCAACTTCCGCAAGGACGGCTTTCTGGATCCGACCTTCGTCCCCCGCGATTTCCAGAACGTGGAACGGGTGGAGATTCTCAAAGGCCCCGCGTCGGTGCTGTACGGCGCCGGCGACCCGGCCGGCCTGGTGAACATCATCACGAAGAAGCCGGTGCAGGACCGTTTTGCCCATTTTGGCTTCACCTTCGGTTCGTACGATCAGGCCCGCTATACGCTGGACGCCAATGGCTACGGTTCGCAGTCGGGGAACGTGCTGTACCGCCTTAACATCGCCCAGGAAGACGTGAACAGCTTTGTGGATTACGACGGCCTCAGCCGCACGCAGATCTCGCCGGTGGTGACCTGGCTGATCAACGAAGATACCTCGCTGACCTGGAGCGGCGAATGGCATCGTCATAACACGATTGGCTTCCAGGGGACGCCCGCCATCAACGGCGATCCCCTGTTTTTGCCGCCTGGCCGGTACATCGGCGAGCCGGCGAACGACTTCCTGCAGACGGAAGAGTTTCGCCAGTCGCTGGTGCTGCAGCACCAGATCAACGACGAATGGAGCTTCAGCGTGGGCGGTTACTCGCTCTTCTATCAGTACCCCGGATCCACGACCAGCTCCGCCGCCCAGGTCGCTCCGGCTCCGCCTTTGATTGTCCGCAGCCGCAACGACATTCCCCTGGCGAACGAGCAGTCGCAGTCGGTCATCGCCAATCTGGCTGGCGAATTCTACACGGGCGAGTTGCTGCACAAAGCGGTCCTGGGCGTGGAGTACAACTACTTCGATTCGGCCTCCACGTTCAACTCGGGCTTTTTGCCCACACCGATCGACGCCAGCGATCCGACGTACTCCAACCCGCCGGCCGTGCCGGTGTTTACGTCGGACTTTCCCGTCTTTCGCCAGCAACGGGTCGGCGGCTATCTGCAGGACCTGGTCGAGCTCAACGACTACTGGAAGGTGCTGGGCGGCGTGCGTTTTGATACGGTCGACTTTGACTTTGAGCGGAACATCGGCTTTGGCGAGGTGGAAACGCAGCAGGAGTTCAACCGCGTTTCTCCCCGCGGAGGCGTGGTCTACCAGCCGCTGGGCGATGAGGTGCTGTCGTTCTATTACTCGTACGCCCAGTCGTTCAATCCGCCCGGCGGCGGCATTTACCTGAACGGCAACCTGCAGCCGGTTCTGGGAGAAAGCCACGAAGCGGGCATCAAGACCCAGCTACTGGAAGGGCTGTCGCTGACGGCCAGCGGCTTTCACATTACGCGCCAGAACGACGCCTTTAACGTGCAGTCGATTGTCCTCGTCCAGGTGGGCGAGGTCCGCAGCCAGGGAGCCGAGCTGAACCTGGTCGGCGCCTTGACCGATCGCTGGAACGTCACCGCCAACTACACCTATACCGACGCCCGGCTGTCGGATCCGGATCCTCTGTACAACAACAACCACGCCCGGAATGTGCCATTCAACACGGCCAATGTGTGGACGCGCTACAACTTTTACCAGGATCGCTGCCAGACCTTTGGCGCCGCGTTAGGGCTGGTCTACCTGGGCGAGCGGCCGGCCGATTTAGAGAACACCCTCAACCTGCCCGGCTACAGTCGCTGGGACGGCGGACTGTACTATCGACGCGATCGCTGGAACGCCAGTCTGTATGTCGAAAACCTGTTCGACGTGCAGTACGCGCAAAGCTCCGTGAACACCCAGCAGATTTACCAGGGCGCCCCGCTGAACGCCCGGGCCACGGTCAGCTATCACTACTAA
- a CDS encoding energy transducer TonB, whose product MHLRIACFASGIMHLGLLAGVWLWPARPNDRTPAYTVIQGEPLAAAFTSAPSSAQVTVEIAPPIEVVETPLPPPLPPPTYETFLPAESSKAPASLLEITRQETEPTIVTTAAPLATVESPPSRQPQVDKVEPPSEREPTPLAKAPPTLARQVRPVALVAQQAAIAMPLQVAAAAGAQVDQLPRKLPANPAPAYPPDALRSGIEGRLTLRVKVGADGTVDEAQIATSSGSSSLDQSALRTVLRWRFEPAQRGGEAVAYEVLVPIKFTIQRG is encoded by the coding sequence ATGCATTTGCGAATTGCCTGTTTCGCCAGTGGGATCATGCACCTGGGATTGCTGGCGGGCGTCTGGCTGTGGCCTGCCCGCCCAAACGACCGAACGCCCGCGTATACGGTGATCCAGGGCGAGCCGCTGGCTGCCGCGTTCACTTCGGCCCCGTCGTCCGCGCAGGTCACCGTGGAAATCGCCCCGCCGATCGAGGTCGTCGAAACGCCGCTTCCGCCGCCCTTGCCGCCGCCCACGTACGAGACATTCCTGCCCGCCGAGAGCAGCAAGGCGCCCGCTTCGCTGCTGGAGATCACCCGGCAGGAAACGGAACCGACGATCGTCACGACAGCGGCTCCCCTGGCGACGGTGGAATCGCCGCCGTCCCGCCAGCCGCAGGTCGACAAAGTCGAACCCCCGTCAGAACGGGAGCCGACCCCGCTGGCTAAAGCCCCGCCGACTCTGGCCCGGCAAGTCCGACCGGTCGCTCTAGTCGCGCAGCAGGCTGCGATCGCCATGCCGCTGCAGGTCGCCGCGGCGGCAGGCGCGCAGGTGGACCAGTTGCCGCGGAAGCTGCCGGCCAACCCGGCTCCCGCCTATCCGCCCGACGCTTTGCGATCCGGGATCGAAGGACGGCTCACGCTGCGCGTGAAAGTGGGCGCCGACGGGACCGTCGACGAAGCCCAGATTGCGACGTCGTCGGGCTCAAGCAGCCTGGATCAATCGGCCCTGCGGACGGTTCTCCGCTGGCGATTTGAACCGGCCCAGCGCGGCGGCGAAGCGGTCGCCTATGAAGTGCTGGTGCCGATCAAATTCACGATCCAGCGCGGTTAG
- a CDS encoding outer membrane protein assembly factor BamB family protein, which produces MLQNLSRAWQVLLSGTACGALALLTAGGSSLQAAELAGAAWPAFQNSGRCTAPAGPLAVKWSPSENVAWEAAIEGYGQSAPIIVDQQVVVTSTAGKNKEQYFLAAFSLTTGEKLWQQEFKNPTPQENSTYVSRAAPTPIADADGFIAFYEGGLVVAVKRDGTVRWQRDLVESNGPIESRHGLAASLEQTADRVFVWVERSEDPYLLSLDKKSGETVWKVDGLGVTSWSSPRLAPTADGDHLVCSGSGKIVGFDPASGKRLWEFTDISNNSSCTPVPVGDGKFLIGASDGRGEENAGNGAASNGLLQIVKQDDGAFALKFVWRSEKASSTFGSPIVAGDQVLIVNRTGVLFRLDLKTGEQRGTTRLGAGGIWATPFVAGEKVYLFGNKGTTSVVSFKDGEEIAENRVWEAAAEDPAAGGRPAFGGHVLYAGSAAPPYLILRRGDALYAVLAPETAK; this is translated from the coding sequence ATGCTGCAGAATTTGAGCAGGGCGTGGCAGGTGCTTCTTTCCGGAACCGCATGCGGGGCGCTGGCTCTGCTGACCGCGGGCGGATCGTCCCTGCAGGCGGCCGAGCTGGCGGGGGCGGCGTGGCCCGCGTTCCAGAATTCGGGCCGGTGCACGGCGCCGGCGGGGCCGCTGGCGGTGAAATGGTCGCCCTCGGAAAATGTCGCCTGGGAGGCCGCCATCGAGGGTTATGGCCAGTCGGCTCCGATTATCGTCGACCAGCAGGTGGTGGTGACGTCGACCGCCGGCAAGAACAAAGAACAGTACTTTTTGGCGGCCTTCTCGCTGACCACGGGCGAAAAGCTCTGGCAGCAGGAGTTCAAGAATCCGACGCCGCAGGAGAACAGCACCTATGTCAGCCGGGCGGCTCCCACGCCGATCGCCGATGCGGACGGCTTCATCGCTTTCTATGAAGGCGGGCTGGTCGTCGCCGTCAAGCGGGACGGCACGGTTCGCTGGCAGCGGGATCTGGTCGAAAGCAACGGTCCGATCGAATCGCGGCACGGCCTGGCGGCTTCGCTGGAGCAGACGGCGGATCGGGTGTTTGTCTGGGTCGAGCGGAGCGAAGACCCGTACCTGCTCTCCCTGGATAAAAAGAGCGGCGAAACGGTCTGGAAGGTCGACGGCCTGGGGGTGACGTCGTGGAGTTCCCCGCGGCTGGCGCCGACCGCCGACGGCGATCATCTGGTCTGCAGCGGCAGCGGCAAGATCGTCGGTTTTGATCCGGCAAGCGGCAAGCGGCTGTGGGAATTCACCGACATTTCCAATAACTCCTCCTGCACGCCCGTTCCGGTCGGCGACGGGAAGTTTCTGATCGGCGCTTCCGACGGACGGGGCGAAGAGAACGCCGGCAACGGGGCCGCCTCCAATGGACTGCTGCAGATTGTCAAGCAGGACGACGGCGCGTTCGCCCTGAAGTTTGTCTGGCGGTCGGAGAAGGCCAGCAGCACGTTCGGCAGCCCGATCGTGGCGGGCGACCAGGTGCTGATCGTGAATCGCACCGGCGTGCTGTTCCGGCTGGATCTGAAAACGGGCGAGCAGCGGGGGACGACCCGGCTGGGAGCCGGCGGTATCTGGGCGACGCCGTTTGTGGCGGGCGAGAAGGTCTACCTGTTTGGCAACAAAGGGACGACCTCGGTCGTGTCGTTTAAAGACGGTGAAGAGATTGCCGAGAATCGCGTCTGGGAAGCGGCGGCCGAAGATCCCGCAGCAGGCGGACGTCCTGCGTTTGGCGGCCATGTGCTGTACGCCGGCTCCGCCGCCCCGCCGTACCTGATCCTGCGCCGCGGCGACGCCCTGTATGCGGTCCTCGCTCCCGAAACCGCCAAATAA
- a CDS encoding ArsR/SmtB family transcription factor, with protein MAAQQACFHAFPRKLKYDLAKMKNAEEFQQCAERLKALADPERLRIVLTLFTGEMNVGQIADSLGEDMVKVSHHLGVLRHAHIVTTQREGRFVKYRLHPEVAVHSEGEGNGHWIEFGCCRVDLTSAAQR; from the coding sequence GTGGCCGCGCAGCAAGCCTGTTTTCATGCCTTTCCCCGGAAACTCAAGTACGATCTGGCGAAAATGAAGAACGCGGAAGAGTTCCAGCAGTGCGCCGAACGTCTCAAGGCGCTGGCGGATCCCGAGAGACTGCGGATCGTACTGACGCTTTTTACCGGCGAAATGAACGTGGGGCAGATCGCCGATTCCCTGGGCGAAGATATGGTCAAAGTGTCGCACCACCTGGGCGTGCTGCGGCATGCCCACATTGTGACGACCCAGCGCGAAGGCCGGTTTGTGAAGTACCGCCTGCACCCTGAAGTCGCGGTGCATTCCGAAGGCGAAGGGAATGGCCACTGGATCGAATTCGGCTGCTGCCGCGTCGATCTGACCAGCGCCGCCCAGCGATAA
- a CDS encoding Gfo/Idh/MocA family protein has protein sequence MIRSRLLLALAASLFLLPAGLLHADEPVRVGILGFDNYQAVEYAAFFNNPQAEGDLDGLLVTAAWPVLSDSYPQSAELTERWKPQMLNRYQDPKSPRGTAPPIKLVDSLEELLANCDVVMIWSLDGRKHVEQATPVLKAGKPLFIGRPAASSVEDTVALYRLAAETGTPFWSCSQHRYSPGFSGMRNHPEVGNVLGCDVYGGYDPNAPEADRFIRPLHSIETMYAIMGPGCVKVSCASTPKAEVYTCVWDDGRVATYRGIKEGAVKYSATVFGDKGVSTAGIYGHGVPEKGIVPTKDKYMGYGGLAIELAKFFKTRKVPVAASETLEIFALMQAADESREQNGAFQPVARLLEAK, from the coding sequence ATGATTCGATCACGCCTCTTGCTGGCTCTGGCAGCCAGTCTGTTCCTTCTCCCGGCCGGCCTGCTGCATGCGGACGAGCCGGTCCGAGTCGGCATCCTGGGCTTTGATAATTACCAGGCGGTGGAGTACGCCGCGTTCTTCAATAACCCGCAGGCCGAAGGCGATCTTGATGGGCTGCTGGTGACGGCGGCCTGGCCCGTGCTGAGCGACAGCTATCCCCAAAGCGCCGAACTGACCGAGCGCTGGAAGCCCCAGATGCTGAACCGCTATCAGGATCCAAAGTCGCCCCGCGGCACAGCCCCGCCGATCAAACTGGTCGACTCGCTGGAAGAACTGCTGGCCAATTGCGATGTGGTGATGATCTGGAGCCTCGACGGCCGGAAGCATGTGGAACAGGCGACGCCCGTTCTCAAAGCGGGCAAGCCGCTGTTCATCGGCCGGCCGGCCGCTTCTTCGGTCGAGGATACGGTCGCCCTGTACCGGCTGGCCGCCGAAACGGGCACGCCTTTCTGGAGCTGTTCGCAGCATCGCTACAGCCCCGGTTTCAGCGGCATGCGGAACCATCCCGAAGTCGGCAACGTGCTGGGCTGCGATGTCTACGGCGGTTACGATCCCAACGCGCCCGAGGCCGATCGGTTCATCCGTCCGCTGCACAGCATTGAAACGATGTACGCCATTATGGGCCCCGGCTGCGTGAAGGTTTCTTGCGCCTCGACGCCCAAAGCGGAAGTGTATACGTGCGTCTGGGACGACGGCCGCGTCGCCACCTATCGCGGCATCAAAGAAGGCGCCGTGAAGTACAGCGCCACGGTCTTCGGCGACAAAGGCGTCTCCACCGCCGGCATCTATGGACACGGCGTGCCGGAGAAAGGGATCGTCCCCACCAAAGACAAATACATGGGCTACGGCGGACTGGCGATCGAACTGGCCAAATTCTTCAAGACCCGGAAAGTCCCGGTCGCCGCCTCAGAAACGCTGGAAATATTCGCCCTGATGCAAGCCGCCGACGAGAGCCGCGAGCAGAATGGCGCCTTCCAGCCCGTCGCCCGGCTGCTGGAAGCGAAGTAA
- a CDS encoding chloride channel protein — MPQTSHRIAEFWANTLHAFGFRMVGKWFFLSALIGLVAGVGAIIFQWMGMAIQHYGLAMIAGWHGREPLGEWVPHFFEGGAPVLHPWLIVVIMTAGGLVSGWLVYTFAPEAEGHGTDAAIDAFHNKRGVIKPRIPIIKILASAVTLGTGGSAGREGPIAQIGAGFGSILATKLRLSDRDRRIMLAAGMGAGVGAIFKAPLAGALFAGEILYRDADLESDVIVPAAISSTVAYSVYCYSLPVTHRFSPLFGKINFGMDSPLELLPYTVMAILLVLVGVLYIKTFYGMHDLFKKLPIIPHLRPAIGAALAGLVGVGMLYACQDENALAVLGTGYGSLQAVLSVPSADALADALPTNPVTIAPLLLIAIALVKILTTSLTISSGGSGGVFGPSMVIGGCVGGAMGQWFHDWLPTGMAPNPQAFAIVGMAGFFAGCARAPFSTILMVSEMTGDYRLLLPTMWVCTICFLLGQKWTLYVKQVPTRLDSPAHRGDFIVDLLEGMRVADVYSPNRKIRTIDEGASLDAIVHMLATTSQRYFPVVDQEKKIVGIFSADDVRAYLYDDTLWQLANARDVMTSRVATITPEDDLNTALNHFTAYNVDELPVVDAEDRATLLGVLRHKELIAAYNQKVIAHKKLVETESGGG, encoded by the coding sequence ATGCCTCAAACGTCCCATCGCATCGCCGAATTCTGGGCCAACACGCTGCATGCGTTTGGGTTTCGAATGGTGGGAAAATGGTTCTTTCTGTCCGCGCTGATCGGCCTGGTCGCCGGCGTGGGGGCGATCATTTTCCAGTGGATGGGGATGGCCATTCAGCATTACGGTCTGGCGATGATTGCCGGCTGGCATGGCCGCGAACCGCTGGGCGAATGGGTGCCGCATTTTTTTGAAGGCGGCGCGCCGGTGCTTCATCCGTGGCTGATCGTGGTCATTATGACAGCTGGCGGTCTGGTCTCGGGATGGCTGGTGTACACGTTCGCCCCCGAGGCGGAAGGGCACGGCACCGACGCGGCGATTGACGCCTTTCATAACAAGCGGGGTGTCATCAAGCCGCGCATTCCGATCATTAAAATTCTCGCCTCGGCCGTCACTCTGGGAACTGGCGGATCGGCCGGCCGCGAAGGACCGATCGCGCAGATCGGCGCCGGGTTTGGCTCCATCCTGGCGACCAAACTGCGTCTGTCCGATCGGGATCGGCGCATCATGCTGGCCGCGGGAATGGGCGCCGGCGTGGGGGCGATCTTCAAGGCCCCGTTGGCGGGAGCCTTGTTTGCGGGGGAAATTCTGTACCGCGACGCGGACCTGGAATCCGATGTCATCGTGCCTGCCGCGATCAGCTCGACGGTCGCCTATAGCGTGTATTGCTATTCTCTGCCGGTCACCCATCGCTTCAGTCCGCTGTTTGGAAAAATCAATTTCGGCATGGACTCGCCGTTGGAACTGCTGCCCTATACGGTGATGGCGATTCTGCTGGTGCTGGTCGGCGTGTTGTATATTAAAACGTTCTACGGCATGCACGACCTGTTCAAAAAGCTGCCGATCATTCCCCATCTGCGGCCCGCCATTGGAGCGGCCCTGGCCGGTCTGGTCGGCGTGGGCATGCTCTATGCATGCCAGGACGAGAACGCCCTGGCGGTGCTGGGGACAGGCTACGGCAGCCTGCAGGCGGTGCTGTCTGTGCCGTCCGCCGATGCGCTGGCGGATGCCTTGCCGACGAATCCGGTTACCATTGCGCCGCTGCTGCTGATTGCGATTGCGCTGGTCAAAATTCTCACCACTTCGCTGACCATTAGCTCCGGCGGATCGGGCGGCGTGTTTGGACCTTCGATGGTGATCGGCGGTTGCGTGGGCGGCGCCATGGGGCAATGGTTCCACGACTGGCTGCCGACGGGAATGGCCCCCAATCCGCAAGCGTTCGCCATTGTGGGAATGGCTGGCTTCTTCGCCGGCTGCGCCAGGGCGCCGTTTTCTACGATTCTGATGGTCTCCGAAATGACGGGCGACTATCGGCTGCTGCTGCCGACCATGTGGGTCTGCACCATCTGTTTTCTGCTGGGCCAGAAATGGACGCTGTATGTCAAGCAGGTGCCGACGCGGCTGGATTCGCCCGCCCATCGGGGCGACTTTATCGTCGACCTGCTGGAAGGGATGCGGGTGGCCGACGTGTACAGTCCCAACCGGAAGATACGCACCATCGACGAAGGCGCCTCACTGGATGCGATCGTCCACATGCTGGCGACGACCTCGCAGCGATACTTCCCGGTGGTCGACCAGGAGAAGAAGATCGTCGGCATCTTCTCCGCCGACGATGTCCGCGCCTATCTGTATGATGACACGCTCTGGCAGCTGGCCAACGCTCGCGATGTCATGACCTCGCGCGTCGCTACGATCACGCCTGAGGACGACTTGAACACGGCCCTTAATCACTTTACCGCGTACAACGTCGACGAGCTGCCGGTCGTCGACGCCGAGGACCGCGCCACGCTGCTGGGCGTGCTCCGCCACAAAGAGCTGATCGCCGCCTATAACCAGAAGGTGATCGCCCACAAAAAGCTGGTCGAGACCGAAAGCGGCGGCGGCTAA